From Coccinella septempunctata chromosome 4, icCocSept1.1, whole genome shotgun sequence, a single genomic window includes:
- the LOC123311017 gene encoding dynamin-like 120 kDa protein, mitochondrial isoform X1 produces the protein MEHLLRGKFRRVVINTSNFRKYGQHNVNSNRVCLLWTGRILERSIPRSIFYSKNQRREYGMFVVRALRGVLKIRYLLLGGAVAGGSALNQKYQEWRDGLPDLKWLNDVLPDNNRWQEWRGSLVDMKDNIKNNIEIDPRLKALTEAKYKDFKNWFDQRLEDAIQAAEQSESNTSNIQGYHQNLLLIIDRLYSEVKKEFKDKTTVYAKPFTQDDKSKKSEQERLNNLQDEMMLTQIKYQKELEKLEKENKELRKQNLLLRQGKKPLTRKVKRSLIDMYSEVLDELADFDSGYNTQDQLPRVVVVGDQSSGKTSVLEMIAQARIFPRGAGEMMTRAPVKVTLSEGPYHVAQFRDSNREFDLTKESDLAELRHEVELRMRNSVRGGKTVSNEVISMTVKGPGIQRMVLVDLPGIISTQTTDMASDTRECIKQMTQAYMNNPNAIILCIQDGSVDAERSNVTDLVASCDPSGKRTIFVLTKVDLAEENLANPDRIRKILSGKLFPMKALGYFAVVTGRGRKDDSIQTIKDYEETFFTSSKLFKDGVVRSTQVTTRNLSLAVADCFWKMVKETVEQQADAFKARRFNLETEWKNNFPRLRELDRDELFEKARSEILDEIVNLSQVSPKQWEEVLTTRIWHNMSDKVFENIYLPAAQTGSSETFNTAIDIKLRQWAEQSLPLESVESGWQTLESEFLKFFDKAKSTPDHDDIFDKLKEAVVNEAMIRHTWESKASEMLRIIQLNTLEDRTIGDKRDWDAAVKFLESSIKDKLKQSEGILKELIGPSTKERWLYWQYQTDVQSRRNFVKSEIDKILYSNENHPPDLSYDELTVIKNNVGRNNVEVDNDFIREVWEPVYRRHFLHKALGRAYDCRKAFYLYHQQMESDCGDVVLFHRIQQMVKVTANALRQQITNREARRLDKEIKEVLEEYSQDSNKKETLLIGRRVTLAEELKRVRQIQEKLEEFIQALNKEK, from the exons ATGGAACATTTACTGAGGGGAAAATTCCG CCGTGTGGTTATAAATACAAGCAACTTTCGAAAATATGGACAACACAATGTCAACAGTAATAGAGTCTGCTTACTATGGACAGGTAGAATTTTGGAAAGAAGTATTCCTCGATCTATATTTTACTCTAAAAATCAGAGAAGAGAATATGGAATGTTTGTTGTAAGAGCTCTCAGAGGAGTCTTGAAAATTAGGTACTTATTACTGGGTGGTGCTGTTGCTGGAGGCAGCGCCTTGAATCAG aaataccAAGAATGGAGGGATGGTTTACCAGATTTAAAGTGGCTAAATGATGTCCTACCAGACAATAATCGGTGGCAAGAATGGAGAGGATCTCTTGTAGATATGAAAGATAATATCAAGAATAACATTGAAATTG aTCCAAGACTCAAAGCTTTAACGGAAGCAAAATATAAGGACTTCAAAAACTGGTTTGATCAGAGATTAGAAGATGCTATACAAGCAGCTGAACAAAGTGAATCGAATACATCTAACATTCAAG gATATCACCAGAATCTTTTGCTGATTATAGATAGATTGTACTCGG AAGTAAAAAAGGAATTCAAGGATAAAACTACAGTTTATGCTAAACCATTTACACAAGATGATAAGTCAAAGAAATCAGAACAGGAGCGACTCAATAATTTACAAGATGAAATGATGCTCACACAGATCAAGTATCAAAAAGAGTTGGAAAAATTGGAGAAGGAAAATAAAGAATTACGCAAACAAAATCTATTGTTGAGGCAAGGAAAAAAACCGCTCACAAGGAAAGTGAAGAGGAGCCTGATTGATATGTACAGTGAAGTGCTGGATGAGTTAGCTGATTTTGATAGTGGATATAATACTCAAGATCAATTACCAAGGGTGGTTGTTGTCGGTGATCAGAGTAGTGGCAAAACCTCAGTTTTGGAAATGATTGCCCAGGCTAGAATTTTCCCAAGGGGGGCAGGAGAAATGATGACCAG AGCGCCAGTAAAAGTAACTTTGTCAGAAGGTCCATATCATGTAGCCCAATTCAGGGACTCTAATAGAGAATTTGATTTAACCAAAGAAAGTGATTTAGCAGAACTAAGACATGAGGTTGAATTGAGGATGAGGAATAGTGTAAGAGGAGGAAAAACTGTGTCTAATGAAGTTATCTCCATGACTGTAAAAG GTCCTGGAATACAAAGGATGGTTCTGGTGGATTTGCCAGGTATAATTTCA ACACAAACTACAGATATGGCTTCAGACACAAGGGAATGCATCAAACAGATGACTCAAGCCTATATGAATAACCCAAATGCAATCATATTATGCATACAGGATGGCTCAGTTGATGCTGAAAGGAGTAATGTTACAGATTTGGTTGCTTCTTGTGATCCAAGTGGTAAAAGAACCATTTTTGTATTGACTAAAGTTGATTTGGCAGAAGAAAATTTGGCTAATCCTGACAGG ATAAGGAAAATTTTATCTGGAAAACTATTTCCAATGAAAGCTTTAGGATATTTTGCTGTAGTGACAGGAAGGGGTAGAAAAGATGATTCCATTCAAACTATCAAAGATtatgaagaaacttttttcacaAGTTCAAAACTTTTCAA GGATGGAGTCGTAAGATCAACCCAAGTTACAACCAGAAATTTGAGTTTAGCTGTCGCCGACTGTTTTTggaaaatggtgaaggaaaccGTGGAACAGCAAGCGGATGCGTTTAAAGCCAGACGTTTCAACTTAGAAACcgaatggaaaaacaattttccGAGGTTACGGGAACTCGATAGGGACGAGTTATTCGAGAAAGCTCGATCGGAAATCCTAGATGAAATTGTAAATCTGTCCCAAGTTAGTCCAAAACAATGGGAGGAAGTCTTAACCACTAGAATATGGCACAATATGTCTGATAAAGTTTTTGAGAATATCTACTTACCAGCCGCCCAAACTGGAAGTTCAG AAACCTTCAACACAGCGATTGATATCAAACTGCGACAATGGGCTGAGCAAAGTCTTCCTCTAGAATCGGTTGAGTCGGGTTGGCAAACCTTAGAGTCTGAATTCTTGAAGTTCTTCGACAAGGCCAAGAGTACCCCAGATCATGATGATATATTCGATAAACTCAAGGAAGCTGTTGTTAATGAAGCGATGATTAGGCACACTTGGGAAAGTAAAGCTTCGGAAATGTTGAGAATTATTCAGTTGAACACTCTAGAGGATAGAACTATAGGAGATAAAAGGGATTGGGATGCTGCTGTTAAATTTTTGGAAAGTAGCATTAAGGACAAATTGAAGCAAAGTGAGGGGATTTTAAAAGAACTCATCGGACCATCAACTAAAGAAAGATGGTTGTATTGGCAGTATCAAACTGATGTACAGTCGAGAaggaattttgttaaatcagAAATAGACAAAATCCTTTACTCTAACGAG aatCATCCACCCGATCTGAGCTACGATGAATTGActgtaataaaaaataatgtagGTAGAAATAATGTGGAAGTGGATAATGATTTCATCAGGGAAGTGTGGGAGCCTGTTTACCGCCGGCATTTCCTTCATAAGGCTCTAGGTAGAGCTTATGACTGCAGGAAAGCCTTCTATCTATACCACCAACAAATGGAATCTGATTGTGGCGACGTAGTATTATTCCATAGAATCCAACAGATGGTTAAAGTTACGGCAAATGCTCTTAGAC
- the LOC123311017 gene encoding dynamin-like 120 kDa protein, mitochondrial isoform X2, with translation MEHLLRGKFRRVVINTSNFRKYGQHNVNSNRVCLLWTGRILERSIPRSIFYSKNQRREYGMFVVRALRGVLKIRYLLLGGAVAGGSALNQKYQEWRDGLPDLKWLNDVLPDNNRWQEWRGSLVDMKDNIKNNIEIDPRLKALTEAKYKDFKNWFDQRLEDAIQAAEQSESNTSNIQEVKKEFKDKTTVYAKPFTQDDKSKKSEQERLNNLQDEMMLTQIKYQKELEKLEKENKELRKQNLLLRQGKKPLTRKVKRSLIDMYSEVLDELADFDSGYNTQDQLPRVVVVGDQSSGKTSVLEMIAQARIFPRGAGEMMTRAPVKVTLSEGPYHVAQFRDSNREFDLTKESDLAELRHEVELRMRNSVRGGKTVSNEVISMTVKGPGIQRMVLVDLPGIISTQTTDMASDTRECIKQMTQAYMNNPNAIILCIQDGSVDAERSNVTDLVASCDPSGKRTIFVLTKVDLAEENLANPDRIRKILSGKLFPMKALGYFAVVTGRGRKDDSIQTIKDYEETFFTSSKLFKDGVVRSTQVTTRNLSLAVADCFWKMVKETVEQQADAFKARRFNLETEWKNNFPRLRELDRDELFEKARSEILDEIVNLSQVSPKQWEEVLTTRIWHNMSDKVFENIYLPAAQTGSSETFNTAIDIKLRQWAEQSLPLESVESGWQTLESEFLKFFDKAKSTPDHDDIFDKLKEAVVNEAMIRHTWESKASEMLRIIQLNTLEDRTIGDKRDWDAAVKFLESSIKDKLKQSEGILKELIGPSTKERWLYWQYQTDVQSRRNFVKSEIDKILYSNENHPPDLSYDELTVIKNNVGRNNVEVDNDFIREVWEPVYRRHFLHKALGRAYDCRKAFYLYHQQMESDCGDVVLFHRIQQMVKVTANALRQQITNREARRLDKEIKEVLEEYSQDSNKKETLLIGRRVTLAEELKRVRQIQEKLEEFIQALNKEK, from the exons ATGGAACATTTACTGAGGGGAAAATTCCG CCGTGTGGTTATAAATACAAGCAACTTTCGAAAATATGGACAACACAATGTCAACAGTAATAGAGTCTGCTTACTATGGACAGGTAGAATTTTGGAAAGAAGTATTCCTCGATCTATATTTTACTCTAAAAATCAGAGAAGAGAATATGGAATGTTTGTTGTAAGAGCTCTCAGAGGAGTCTTGAAAATTAGGTACTTATTACTGGGTGGTGCTGTTGCTGGAGGCAGCGCCTTGAATCAG aaataccAAGAATGGAGGGATGGTTTACCAGATTTAAAGTGGCTAAATGATGTCCTACCAGACAATAATCGGTGGCAAGAATGGAGAGGATCTCTTGTAGATATGAAAGATAATATCAAGAATAACATTGAAATTG aTCCAAGACTCAAAGCTTTAACGGAAGCAAAATATAAGGACTTCAAAAACTGGTTTGATCAGAGATTAGAAGATGCTATACAAGCAGCTGAACAAAGTGAATCGAATACATCTAACATTCAAG AAGTAAAAAAGGAATTCAAGGATAAAACTACAGTTTATGCTAAACCATTTACACAAGATGATAAGTCAAAGAAATCAGAACAGGAGCGACTCAATAATTTACAAGATGAAATGATGCTCACACAGATCAAGTATCAAAAAGAGTTGGAAAAATTGGAGAAGGAAAATAAAGAATTACGCAAACAAAATCTATTGTTGAGGCAAGGAAAAAAACCGCTCACAAGGAAAGTGAAGAGGAGCCTGATTGATATGTACAGTGAAGTGCTGGATGAGTTAGCTGATTTTGATAGTGGATATAATACTCAAGATCAATTACCAAGGGTGGTTGTTGTCGGTGATCAGAGTAGTGGCAAAACCTCAGTTTTGGAAATGATTGCCCAGGCTAGAATTTTCCCAAGGGGGGCAGGAGAAATGATGACCAG AGCGCCAGTAAAAGTAACTTTGTCAGAAGGTCCATATCATGTAGCCCAATTCAGGGACTCTAATAGAGAATTTGATTTAACCAAAGAAAGTGATTTAGCAGAACTAAGACATGAGGTTGAATTGAGGATGAGGAATAGTGTAAGAGGAGGAAAAACTGTGTCTAATGAAGTTATCTCCATGACTGTAAAAG GTCCTGGAATACAAAGGATGGTTCTGGTGGATTTGCCAGGTATAATTTCA ACACAAACTACAGATATGGCTTCAGACACAAGGGAATGCATCAAACAGATGACTCAAGCCTATATGAATAACCCAAATGCAATCATATTATGCATACAGGATGGCTCAGTTGATGCTGAAAGGAGTAATGTTACAGATTTGGTTGCTTCTTGTGATCCAAGTGGTAAAAGAACCATTTTTGTATTGACTAAAGTTGATTTGGCAGAAGAAAATTTGGCTAATCCTGACAGG ATAAGGAAAATTTTATCTGGAAAACTATTTCCAATGAAAGCTTTAGGATATTTTGCTGTAGTGACAGGAAGGGGTAGAAAAGATGATTCCATTCAAACTATCAAAGATtatgaagaaacttttttcacaAGTTCAAAACTTTTCAA GGATGGAGTCGTAAGATCAACCCAAGTTACAACCAGAAATTTGAGTTTAGCTGTCGCCGACTGTTTTTggaaaatggtgaaggaaaccGTGGAACAGCAAGCGGATGCGTTTAAAGCCAGACGTTTCAACTTAGAAACcgaatggaaaaacaattttccGAGGTTACGGGAACTCGATAGGGACGAGTTATTCGAGAAAGCTCGATCGGAAATCCTAGATGAAATTGTAAATCTGTCCCAAGTTAGTCCAAAACAATGGGAGGAAGTCTTAACCACTAGAATATGGCACAATATGTCTGATAAAGTTTTTGAGAATATCTACTTACCAGCCGCCCAAACTGGAAGTTCAG AAACCTTCAACACAGCGATTGATATCAAACTGCGACAATGGGCTGAGCAAAGTCTTCCTCTAGAATCGGTTGAGTCGGGTTGGCAAACCTTAGAGTCTGAATTCTTGAAGTTCTTCGACAAGGCCAAGAGTACCCCAGATCATGATGATATATTCGATAAACTCAAGGAAGCTGTTGTTAATGAAGCGATGATTAGGCACACTTGGGAAAGTAAAGCTTCGGAAATGTTGAGAATTATTCAGTTGAACACTCTAGAGGATAGAACTATAGGAGATAAAAGGGATTGGGATGCTGCTGTTAAATTTTTGGAAAGTAGCATTAAGGACAAATTGAAGCAAAGTGAGGGGATTTTAAAAGAACTCATCGGACCATCAACTAAAGAAAGATGGTTGTATTGGCAGTATCAAACTGATGTACAGTCGAGAaggaattttgttaaatcagAAATAGACAAAATCCTTTACTCTAACGAG aatCATCCACCCGATCTGAGCTACGATGAATTGActgtaataaaaaataatgtagGTAGAAATAATGTGGAAGTGGATAATGATTTCATCAGGGAAGTGTGGGAGCCTGTTTACCGCCGGCATTTCCTTCATAAGGCTCTAGGTAGAGCTTATGACTGCAGGAAAGCCTTCTATCTATACCACCAACAAATGGAATCTGATTGTGGCGACGTAGTATTATTCCATAGAATCCAACAGATGGTTAAAGTTACGGCAAATGCTCTTAGAC
- the LOC123311018 gene encoding F-box/SPRY domain-containing protein 1, whose product MDGIISLHDNVLEVIFSYLSLHDLRNCSLVCKRWYEFLNDENNDVWRLHCIRKLAEEALKSDLLSSVPTYKAKLRAFHHAWNPNDCSRNIYIKPNGFTLHRNPVAQSTDAARGKIGFRHGRHAWEVIWEGPLGTVAVIGIATKDSPLQCHGYVALLGADDQSWGWNLVDNHLLHNGDAQGNYPLLNNAPKYQVGERIRVILDCDDNTLSFEKNYEFLGVAFRGLPDKKLYPTVSAVYGNTEVSMVYLGPPLDG is encoded by the exons ATGGATGGAATAATCAGTCTTCACGATAATGTATTAGaagttattttttcatatttatctTTACATGATCTACGGAATTGTTCCTTAGTTTGTAAAAGATGGTATGAATTCCTGAATGACGAAAATAATGATGTATGGAGGTTACACTGCATTAGGAAACTTGCTGAAGAAGCCTTAAAATCAGATTTATTGTCCTCGGTACCTACCTATAAAGCGAAACTGCGTGCATTTCATCATGCATGGAACCCAAATGATTGCTCTAGAAACATTTATATTAAGCCAAATGGGTTCACACTGCATCGGAATCCAGTAGCCCAAAGTACTGATGCTGCAAGAG GCAAAATTGGGTTTAGACATGGTAGACATGCTTGGGAAGTTATTTGGGAAGGACCCTTAGGGACAGTTGCTGTTATAGGCATAGCTACTAAAGATTCTCCTTTACAATGCCATGGGTATGTGGCATTATTAGGAGCCGATGACCAGAGCTGGGGTTGGAATTTGGTGGATAATCATCTTTTACATAATGGGGATGCTCAGGGCAATTATCCTCTGTTGAACAATGCACCAAAATACCAG gttggagaaagaatcagaGTTATTTTAGACTGTGATGATAATACCTTATCTTTCGAAAAAAACTATGAATTTTTGGGAGTGGCTTTCAGAG GATTACCTGATAAAAAGCTGTACCCAACTGTCTCTGCTGTTTATGGCAACACAGAAGTATCAATGGTATACTTAGGGCCTCCTTTAGATGGCTAA